A window of Excalfactoria chinensis isolate bCotChi1 chromosome Z, bCotChi1.hap2, whole genome shotgun sequence contains these coding sequences:
- the COX7C gene encoding cytochrome c oxidase subunit 7C, mitochondrial — MLAASVRRFTTSALRRSHYEEGPGKNLPFSVENKWRLLAVMCAFFGSGFAAPFFIVRHQLLKK; from the exons ATGCTGGCTGCTAGCGTCCGTAGGTTCACCACCTCCGCCCTCCGTAGGAGCCACTACGAAGAGGGGCCCGGGAAG AACCTTCcattttctgtggaaaacaaatgGCGGTTACTGGCAGTGATGTGTGCATTCTTTGGAAGTGGATTTGCTGCCCCTTTCTTTATTGTCAGACACCAGCTTCTTAAGAAATGA